A single window of Gossypium arboreum isolate Shixiya-1 chromosome 13, ASM2569848v2, whole genome shotgun sequence DNA harbors:
- the LOC108461829 gene encoding nuclear transcription factor Y subunit A-7-like isoform X1: MAVRVQNFPKKTFDESSVRSLSHLSVSCTPWWSLNEQQIEEPLPHNISLKVETPSQLYHHAKHLDLQLPDQELTTVQAIDRTHCEVGAIGVTSSQRDPSESAGPFESCEKDTEGQVKPVFLVNNPNTLFSPSHQNYNHSMACTQYPYANAYFNGLFTPYGPQAIIQAQLGGNAPTRIPLPLDLAEDEPIYVNPKQYHGILRRRQYRAKLEAQNKLVKSRKPYLHESRHRHALNRVRGSGGRFLSKKTLQQPNVICNNQTNSISELESHCSRMAGYDGPNTSCMNISSVSNNDCNLQRLEHGFANISRAGGTGDGIRHGASVVQ; this comes from the exons ATGGCTGTTCGGGTCCAAAATTTTCCGAAGAAAACATTTGACGAAAGCTCTGTTCGTTCCCTATCCCATTTATCTGTCAGTTGCACACCGTGGTGGAGTTTGAACGAGCAGCAAATTGAAGAGCCTTTACCCCACAACATAAGCTTGAAAGTGGAAACTCCGTCTCAACTCTATCATCACGCGAAGCATTTAGATCTTCAACTACCTGACCAGGAATTGACAACGGTTCAAGCAATTGATCGAACTCATTGTGAAGTTGGTGCCATTGGAGTGACCAGTTCTCAACGTGATCCATCAGAATCCG CAGGTCCATTTGAAAGTTGTGAGAAGGATACCGAGGGTCAAGTGAAGCCGGTTTTCTTGGTTAACAATCCAAACACTTTATTCAGCCCCTCTCATCAGAATTATAACCACTCAATG GCTTGCACTCAATATCCATATGCCAATGCTTACTTCAATGGGCTGTTTACTCCATATGGGCCACAGGCTATT ATTCAGGCCCAGTTGGGAGGAAATGCTCCAACTCGAATTCCACTGCCTCTCGATCTTGCAGAGGATGAGCCCAtttatgttaacccaaaacaatATCATGGTATTCTCCGGAGGAGGCAATACCGTGCAAAGCTTGAGGCACAAAACAAACTCGTCAAATCTCGAAAG CCATACCTTCATGAATCTCGACATCGTCATGCACTGAATAGGGTTAGGGGATCAGGAGGACGTTTTCTTAGCAAAAAGACACTCCAGCAGCCCAATGTCATCTGCAATAATCAAACGAATAGTATATCAGAACTAGAGAGTCATTGTTCTCGCATGGCCGGATATGACGGTCCGAATACAAGCTGCATGAACATCTCGAGCGTTTCCAACAATGACTGCAATTTACAGCGGCTAGAACATGGATTCGCCAATATATCACGTGCAGGCGGTACAGGCGATGGAATACGGCACGGTGCTTCTGTTGTCCAGTGA
- the LOC108461829 gene encoding nuclear transcription factor Y subunit A-7-like isoform X2, whose protein sequence is MAVRVQNFPKKTFDESSVRSLSHLSVSCTPWWSLNEQQIEEPLPHNISLKVETPSQLYHHAKHLDLQLPDQELTTVQAIDRTHCEVGAIGVTSSQRDPSESGPFESCEKDTEGQVKPVFLVNNPNTLFSPSHQNYNHSMACTQYPYANAYFNGLFTPYGPQAIIQAQLGGNAPTRIPLPLDLAEDEPIYVNPKQYHGILRRRQYRAKLEAQNKLVKSRKPYLHESRHRHALNRVRGSGGRFLSKKTLQQPNVICNNQTNSISELESHCSRMAGYDGPNTSCMNISSVSNNDCNLQRLEHGFANISRAGGTGDGIRHGASVVQ, encoded by the exons ATGGCTGTTCGGGTCCAAAATTTTCCGAAGAAAACATTTGACGAAAGCTCTGTTCGTTCCCTATCCCATTTATCTGTCAGTTGCACACCGTGGTGGAGTTTGAACGAGCAGCAAATTGAAGAGCCTTTACCCCACAACATAAGCTTGAAAGTGGAAACTCCGTCTCAACTCTATCATCACGCGAAGCATTTAGATCTTCAACTACCTGACCAGGAATTGACAACGGTTCAAGCAATTGATCGAACTCATTGTGAAGTTGGTGCCATTGGAGTGACCAGTTCTCAACGTGATCCATCAGAATCCG GTCCATTTGAAAGTTGTGAGAAGGATACCGAGGGTCAAGTGAAGCCGGTTTTCTTGGTTAACAATCCAAACACTTTATTCAGCCCCTCTCATCAGAATTATAACCACTCAATG GCTTGCACTCAATATCCATATGCCAATGCTTACTTCAATGGGCTGTTTACTCCATATGGGCCACAGGCTATT ATTCAGGCCCAGTTGGGAGGAAATGCTCCAACTCGAATTCCACTGCCTCTCGATCTTGCAGAGGATGAGCCCAtttatgttaacccaaaacaatATCATGGTATTCTCCGGAGGAGGCAATACCGTGCAAAGCTTGAGGCACAAAACAAACTCGTCAAATCTCGAAAG CCATACCTTCATGAATCTCGACATCGTCATGCACTGAATAGGGTTAGGGGATCAGGAGGACGTTTTCTTAGCAAAAAGACACTCCAGCAGCCCAATGTCATCTGCAATAATCAAACGAATAGTATATCAGAACTAGAGAGTCATTGTTCTCGCATGGCCGGATATGACGGTCCGAATACAAGCTGCATGAACATCTCGAGCGTTTCCAACAATGACTGCAATTTACAGCGGCTAGAACATGGATTCGCCAATATATCACGTGCAGGCGGTACAGGCGATGGAATACGGCACGGTGCTTCTGTTGTCCAGTGA
- the LOC108461146 gene encoding alpha/beta hydrolase domain-containing protein WAV2 isoform X1 — protein sequence MVSYVSVLLYGVGGIVMAGMALLVAFQEKLVYVPVLPGLTKSYPITPARLGLVYEDVWLRSLDGIRLHAWFIKLFPECRGPTILFFQENAGNIAHRLEMVRIMLQRLQCNVFMLSYRGYGASDGYPSQHGIINDAQAALDHLSQRTDIDTDRIVVFGRSLGGAVGSVLTKNNPDKVAALILENTFTSILDMAGVLLPFLKWFIGGPGTKGPKILNFLVRSPWSTIDIIGQVKQPILFLSGLQDEMVPPSHMQMLYAKAAAHNRQCILVEFPTGMHMDTWLSGGDHYWKTIQQFFEKHVPKTGYGIDSQRRGD from the exons atgGTGTCTTACGTAAGCGTGTTGTTGTACGGAGTGGGAGGGATAGTGATGGCTGGGATGGCGTTGCTGGTAGCGTTTCAAGAGAAGCTCGTTTACGTTCCGGTTTTGCCGGGTCTAACTAAATCTTACCCGATAACGCCGGCCCGACTCGGGCTCGTCTACGAGGACGTTTGGCTCAGATCCTTGGACGGAATCCGACTCCATGCTTggttcatcaagctcttccctgAGTGTCGAG GCCCAACCATCCTGTTTTTTCAAGAGAATGCTGGAA ACATTGCTCACCGTCTGGAAATGGTACGCATAATGCTGCAGAGGTTACAGTGCAATGTCTTCATGCTATCATATCGAGG TTATGGAGCAAGTGATGGTTATCCTTCTCAGCATGGAATTATTAACGATGCTCAG GCTGCCCTGGATCATCTCTCCCAGCGGACTGATATTGACACAGATAGAATAGTGGTCTTTGGAAGATCACTTGGGGGTGCTGTTGGATCAGTACTCACCAAAAACAATCCTGATAAG GTTGCTGCATTGATATTAGAAAACACTTTCACATCTATTCTGGACATGGCTGGAGTTTTATTGCCTTTCCTGAAGTGGTTTATTGGAGGCCCGGGTACCAAAGGTCCCAAAATTCTTAATTTTCTTGTCCGTTCGCCATGGAGTACCATAGACATCATTGGGCAG GTCAAGCAGCCTATCCTTTTTCTTTCTGGATTGCAAGACGAAATGGTTCCGCCATCCCATATGCAAATGCTTTATGCTAAAGCAGCTGCTCATAACAGGCAATGCATTTTGGTAGAATTCCCTACTGGCATGCACATGGACACTTGGTTATCTGGCGGTGATCACTACTGGAAAACAATTCAGCAGTTTTTCGAAAAACATGTGCCGAAAACTGGATATGGTATTG ATTCCCAGAGGAGAGGTGACTAG
- the LOC108461146 gene encoding alpha/beta hydrolase domain-containing protein WAV2 isoform X2, translating into MVSYVSVLLYGVGGIVMAGMALLVAFQEKLVYVPVLPGLTKSYPITPARLGLVYEDVWLRSLDGIRLHAWFIKLFPECRGPTILFFQENAGNIAHRLEMVRIMLQRLQCNVFMLSYRGYGASDGYPSQHGIINDAQAALDHLSQRTDIDTDRIVVFGRSLGGAVGSVLTKNNPDKVAALILENTFTSILDMAGVLLPFLKWFIGGPGTKGPKILNFLVRSPWSTIDIIGQVKQPILFLSGLQDEMVPPSHMQMLYAKAAAHNRQCILVEFPTGMHMDTWLSGGDHYWKTIQQFFEKHVPKTGYDSQRRGD; encoded by the exons atgGTGTCTTACGTAAGCGTGTTGTTGTACGGAGTGGGAGGGATAGTGATGGCTGGGATGGCGTTGCTGGTAGCGTTTCAAGAGAAGCTCGTTTACGTTCCGGTTTTGCCGGGTCTAACTAAATCTTACCCGATAACGCCGGCCCGACTCGGGCTCGTCTACGAGGACGTTTGGCTCAGATCCTTGGACGGAATCCGACTCCATGCTTggttcatcaagctcttccctgAGTGTCGAG GCCCAACCATCCTGTTTTTTCAAGAGAATGCTGGAA ACATTGCTCACCGTCTGGAAATGGTACGCATAATGCTGCAGAGGTTACAGTGCAATGTCTTCATGCTATCATATCGAGG TTATGGAGCAAGTGATGGTTATCCTTCTCAGCATGGAATTATTAACGATGCTCAG GCTGCCCTGGATCATCTCTCCCAGCGGACTGATATTGACACAGATAGAATAGTGGTCTTTGGAAGATCACTTGGGGGTGCTGTTGGATCAGTACTCACCAAAAACAATCCTGATAAG GTTGCTGCATTGATATTAGAAAACACTTTCACATCTATTCTGGACATGGCTGGAGTTTTATTGCCTTTCCTGAAGTGGTTTATTGGAGGCCCGGGTACCAAAGGTCCCAAAATTCTTAATTTTCTTGTCCGTTCGCCATGGAGTACCATAGACATCATTGGGCAG GTCAAGCAGCCTATCCTTTTTCTTTCTGGATTGCAAGACGAAATGGTTCCGCCATCCCATATGCAAATGCTTTATGCTAAAGCAGCTGCTCATAACAGGCAATGCATTTTGGTAGAATTCCCTACTGGCATGCACATGGACACTTGGTTATCTGGCGGTGATCACTACTGGAAAACAATTCAGCAGTTTTTCGAAAAACATGTGCCGAAAACTGGATATG ATTCCCAGAGGAGAGGTGACTAG
- the LOC108463888 gene encoding PHD finger protein ALFIN-LIKE 4-like: MDGGTLHSLRTVEEVFRDFKGRRAGIIKALTADVGEFFEQCDPEKENLCLYGLPTEQWEVTLPAEEVPPELPEPALGINFARDGMQEKDWLALVAVHSDAWLLAVAHYFGARFGFDKADRKRLFTMINDFPTIFEIVSGSAKKQTKEKSSVSNHSSNKSKSSGKARGSESAKYSKSVQLKDEEEGLDEEVEEEHGDTLCGACGENYASDEFWICCDICEKWFHGKCVKITPARAEHIKQYKCPSCSNKRARP, from the exons ATGGACGGAGGAACACTGCATAGCCTCAGAACAGTAGAGGAAGTCTTTAGGGATTTCAAAGGCCGCCGTGCAGGAATCATCAAAGCCTTAACCGCCG ATGTTGGAGAATTTTTTGAACAGTGCGATCCTg AGAAGGAGAATCTTTGCTTGTATGGACTTCCTACTGAACAGTGGGAAGTTACTTTACCTGCAGAGGAAGTGCCTCCTGAGCTTCCGGAGCCCGCATTGGGTATTAACTTTGCTAGAGACGGGATGCAAGAAAAGGACTGGTTGGCACTTGTTGCTGTTCATAGTGATGCGTGGTTACTAGCAGTGGCTCACTATTTTGGTGCTAGGTTTGGTTTTGATAAAGCTGACAG GAAACGTCTCTTCACTATGATAAATGATTTCCCTACAATATTTGAAATCGTCTCTGGAAGTGCCAAGAAACAGACAAAGGAGAAGTCATCAGTTTCAAATCATAGCAGCAATAAATCCAAGTCCAGTGGAAAAGCT AGAGGGTCTGAATCTGCTAAATACTCAAAGAGCGTGCAACTGAAGGATGAGGAAGAGGGATTGGACGAGGAAGTGGAAGAGGAGCACGGGGACACCTTGTGTGGCGCATGCGGTGAGAACTATGCGTCAGATGAGTTCTGGATTTGCTGCGACATATGTGAAAAGTGGTTCCATGGCAAATGCGTAAAGATCACCCCCGCCAGGGCCGAGCATATCAAGCAGTACAAGTGTCCCTCTTGCAGCAACAAGAGAGCACGACCTTGA